One segment of Drosophila ananassae strain 14024-0371.13 chromosome 3R, ASM1763931v2, whole genome shotgun sequence DNA contains the following:
- the LOC6497613 gene encoding restin homolog isoform X1, with protein sequence MSEETGDLGGAMPPPTLPAGTEPEATPSASNLPVPTRSNIPTPASSVTGIPVASKLKAPSSFGSTGSVSKIGRPCCNHTTPKAGPPPRDTASMSRESDDLSSINSAYTDLYQETVRRFTRSSLSPTSDWDRFSPARRSLKSEAGSRTSYDYYLEATGRRRSSDHNSAVLTANTDQFIIGQRVWVGGIRSGKIAYIGETHFAPGDWAGIVLDEPNGKNDGCVSGKRYFQCEPKCGIFSRLTRLTTYPMSGAQTPTSPLAKNSPDRSRTVSPTASIRSSMLRSPGIGKNGLTVGDRVIVSSGFGSRPGLLRYLGETQFAPGNWCGVELDEASGKNDGAVDGIRYFDCKPKYGVFVPIAKVSLSPSSKKTRLSRTGSRESLTSIGTMNSIATTNTSRMRMNAQQRKSSTPVKPILTTPKSQYSMQDLLREKQQHVEQLMVERDLDREDAQNQALQLQKNINELKARIVELETELGDERKKSEELQFSVDEAQFCGDELNAQSQVYKEKIHDLESKITNLVSATPSLQSVPPPASPPDDSALKEEIAQLQEKLAAQQKEVESRIAEQLEEERRLQENVKYLQEQNATLQTELVSKDEALEKFSLSQSGIENLRRELALLKEENEKQALESQAEFSLKLAAKSEELDKVSTELLRLKVASDSLESERANKTDECEILQTEVRMRDEQIRELSEKLDEITTQLNVQKADSSALDEMLKLQQVGGAEKDTILEQSQKELAKLKEELAKNQQEREQLEKQVTEAQQSAAQEKLVREQVESEISKVKLEKEATEQQLTAKQTELEACQKEQAETNTRLLKTQEENTQKDLHLTDSSAALKKLQQELEEKVQEADNLLASQEQLKKSQEETVKEKDSQLQNLQSKVSETENALKTSQTQLEQLQQQAAASGEEGAKTLAKLQEEISQLKSEAEKVQAQLKSTQSDVESKAKLLETANGSLDEEAKKAAKMQEEISRLVKEVEETQSKLCSSQTDVESKTKQLEAANGALEKVNKDYAESRAEASHLEDQLKDITEKLHAELLAERSSSTDLHSKLSKFSEELATGQKELTSKADAWSQEMLQKEKELQDLRQQLQDSQDAHTKLKAEGERKEASLSETIKTLEDQVSKAQMENTQLSSGTQETIKDLQERLEITNAEIQHKEKMAAEDAQKISDLKTLVEAIQVANANISQTNAELSTVLEVLQAEKSETNHIFELFEMEADMNAERLIEKLTAMKEELKDTHIQVDEGNKKQLELEQKLEQVQQSREGVEKDALDAKDQLTELQKSSTELKQCLESKEKLVLDIEGKLKDANSQLEAKTNLSQEVQDKLEGALVREKTLEEKLQKLNEQLKESAKTDKELNEQVLKDKEAVQKLEETLKDQSKQWEEQRALFEEKENHLQTEVSKLSEELEKIKDSSEKAVEALTQAQEFVKEREAELQKVKTQLETQEQLNKNLEETLLKAQESEGTLQGQSQAVLEQLNQLQQANAELQDAVSQREEVLKLVTQKLEDCNNQLEEQKASHNKLQDKLEKAQQRERDLVEETSKLEEQMSQLKEANEELQKSLQQNKTLLEKGNEFDSQLAEYQKVIDEMDETASMKSKLLEQLQKRVVELEAALHLANEAQKTASFEMTELRRRLESLDQEKSMEILSLKAQVNGAGLKTSGGGDVEGSDNDSSLAKINFLNSIIADMQQKNDALKAKVQTLETLPMDFTKPHAFDVLTKRKPAPRLFCDICDEFDKHETEDCPIQAGEDRDDSPPPSAEANNNEKKDRKLPAPRKYCESCEVFGHDASECADEETY encoded by the exons aCACAGCCAGCATGAGTCGTGAAAGCGATGACTTGAGTTCGATCAATTCGGCTTACACAG ATCTCTATCAAGAGACCGTCAGACGCTTCACGCGCTCCTCGCTCTCACCCACATCCGATTGGGACCGCTTCTCGCCCGCTCGCCGCTCGCTCAAGTCGGAGGCTGGAAGTCGCACATCTT ATGATTATTATCTAGAGGCCACTGGGCGACGTCGCAGCTCAG ACCACAACAGCGCCGTGCTGACAGCCAACACAGACCAGTTCATCATCGGCCAGCGGGTCTGGGTGGGAGGCATCCGGTCCGGCAAGATCGCCTACATCGGCGAGACACACTTTGCCCCAGGAGACTGGGCGGGCATAGTCCTAGATGAGCCCAATG GCAAGAATGATGGCTGTGTGTCTGGCAAACGATACTTCCAGTGCGAGCCGAAATGCGGCATTTTCTCTCGCCTCACACGACTCACCACATACCCGATGTCCGGGGCCCAGACCCCGACCTCGCCCTTGGCCAAGAACTCGCCGGACAGATCGCGCACAGTGTCTCCAACTGCCAGCATTCGCAGCTCGATGCTCCGCAGTCCCGGGATAGGCA AAAACGGGTTAACCGTGGGGGACCGTGTGATTGTCTCCTCTGGTTTCGGAAGCCGTCCTGGCCTGCTGCGCTACTTGGGCGAGACCCAGTTCGCTCCTGGCAACTGGTGCGGCGTGGAACTGGACGAGGCTAGTGGCAAGAACGATGGAGCTGTTGATGGTATAAG atattttgaTTGCAAGCCCAAGTACGGTGTGTTCGTCCCGATTGCGAAGGTCTCCCTATCGCCGTCCTCGAAAAAGACGCGACTTTCAAGGACTGGATCGAGGGAGTCTCTGACCTCTATCGGGACCATGAACAGCATCGCTACCACGAATACGTCGCGTATGCGCATGAATGCCCAG CAGCGCAAGTCGAGCACGCCCGTTAAGCCAATTCTAACGACGCCGAAATCCCAATATTCCATGCAG GATCTGCTGCGCGAGAAGCAACAACACGTGGAGCAGCTGATGGTGGAGCGGGACCTGGACCGAGAGGACGCCCAGAACCAGGCGCTGCAGCTGCAGAAGAACATCAACGAG CTGAAAGCAAGAATAGTCGAGCTGGAGACTGAGTTGGGGGATGAGCGCAAGAAGAGCGAAGAATTGCAGTTTTCCGTAGACGAAGCTCAGTTCTGTGGCGATGAATTGAAT GCTCAATCTCAGGTTTACAAGGAAAAGATCCACGATCTGGAATCCAAGATCACCAATTTGGTGTCGG CCACGCCCAGTTTGCAGAGTGTCCCGCCGCCTGCCTCGCCTCCGGATGACAGTGCCTTGAAAGAGGAGATCGCCCAGTTGCAAGAGAAACTCGCTGCCCAGCAGAAGGAGGTGGAGTCCCGCATTGCGGAGCAACTGGAGGAGGAGCGACGTCTTCAGGAGAATGTCAAGTACCTGCAGGAGCAGAACGCCACGCTCCAGACTGAGCTGGTTAGCAAGGACGAGGCCCTGGAGAAGTTCTCGCTCTCGCAGAGCGGCATCGAGAATCTGCGCAGGGAACTGGCTCTGCTGAAGGAGGAGAACGAGAAGCAGGCGCTGGAGTCGCAGGCGGAATTCTCCCTCAAGTTGGCCGCCAAATCCGAGGAGCTGGACAAAGTCAGCACCGAACTGCTCAGGCTCAAGGTGGCCTCAGATTCGCTGGAAAGCGAGAGGGCCAACAAAACGGATGAGTGCGAGATTCTGCAGACGGAAGTCCGCATGCGGGATGAGCAGATCAGGGAACTGAGCGAGAAACTGGACGAGATCACCACCCAACTGAATGTCCAAAAGGCTGATAGCTCTGCCCTGGATGAAATGCTGAAACTCCAGCAAGTTGGAGGAGCGGAGAAGGATACTATTCTGGAACAAAGCCAAAAGGAGCTCGCCAAACTCAAGGAGGAGCTGGCCAAAAATCAGCAAGAGCGAGAGCAACTGGAGAAGCAAGTAACTGAAGCACAGCAATCAGCGGCCCAAGAGAAGCTAGTCAGGGAACAGGTGGAATCCGAAATTAGTAAAGTTAAGTTAGAAAAGGAGGCCACTGAGCAGCAGTTGACCGCCAAGCAAACCGAACTAGAAGCTTGCCAAAAGGAGCAGGCTGAAACGAACACGCGACTCCTTAAAACCCAGGAAGAAAATACTCAAAAGGATCTTCACCTGACAGATTCAAGCGCTGCTCTGAAAAAACTCCAACAAGAGCTAGAGGAAAAAGTTCAAGAGGCAGACAATCTTCTGGCTAGCCAGGAGCAGCTGAAGAAGAGTCAGGAGGAAACTGTCAAGGAGAAAGACTCACAGCTTCAGAATCTCCAGTCGAAAGTCTCCGAGACCGAAAATGCTTTGAAAACAAGCCAAACTCAACTggagcaactgcaacagcaggcAGCTGCTTCCGGGGAAGAAGGGGCCAAAACCCTGGCCAAGCTGCAGGAGGAGATTAGCCAGCTCAAGTCGGAAGCTGAAAAAGTCCAAGCTCAGTTGAAGTCCACCCAGTCTGATGTGGAATCGAAagccaagctgctggagacgGCCAATGGATCACTCGACGAAGAAGCTAAAAAGGCGGCCAAGATGCAAGAAGAGATCAGCAGGTTAGTGAAGGAAGTGGAAGAGACTCAGTCGAAGCTCTGTTCAAGTCAGACCGATGTGGAGTCGAAGACCAAGCAGCTTGAGGCTGCCAATGGAGCTCTGGAGAAGGTCAACAAG GACTATGCCGAGTCCCGAGCAGAGGCTTCCCACTTGGAAGATCAACTCAAAGATATTACTGAGAAGCTGCACGCGGAACTCTTAGCGGAACGCTCTTCCAGCACCGACTTGCACTCAAAACTGTCAAAGTTCTCCGAGGAGCTGGCCACCGGCCAGAAGGAGCTCACCAGCAAGGCCGATGCGTGGAGCCAGGAGATGCTGCAAAAGGAGAAGGAGCTTCAGGACCTTCGTCAGCAGCTGCAAGACAGTCAGGATGCTCACACTAAGCTCAAGGCAGAGGGCGAGCGGAAGGAGGCTTCTTTGAGTGAAACCATCAAGACCCTCGAGGATCAGGTGTCCAAAGCACAGATGGAGAACACGCAGCTCAGCAGTGGCACTCAGGAAACCATCAAGGACCTTCAGGAGCGGCTGGAAATCACTAACGCTGAAATCCAGCACAAGGAGAAGATGGCCGCCGAAGATGCTCAGAAGATATCCGACCTTAAGACTCTAGTGGAGGCCATCCAGGTGGCCAACGCCAACATATCCCAAACCAATGCCGAACTATCCACCGTGCTGGAAGTGCTCCAGGCGGAGAAGAGCGAGACGAATCACATATTCGAGCTCTTCGAGATGGAGGCAGACATGAATGCCGAGCGCTTGATCGAGAAACTCACAGCCATGAAGGAAGAGCTGAAGGATACCCATATCCAGGTGGATGAGGGAAACAAAAagcagctggagctggagcagaAACTAGAGCAGGTGCAACAGAGTAGGGAGGGTGTGGAGAAAGATGCTCTGGACGCAAAAGATCAACTTACGGAACTCCAGAAATCATCCACAGAACTCAAGCAATGCCTCGAAAGCAAAGAGAAGCTGGTACTGGACATTGAAGGAAAACTAAAGGATGCCAACTCGCAACTGGAGGCCAAAACTAATCTCTCTCAGGAAGTACAGGATAAATTGGAGGGGGCTCTGGTGAGGGAGAAGACTCTGGAAGAGAAGTTGCAGAAACTAAACGAACAACTGAAGGAATCTGCTAAGACGGACAAGGAGCTTAATGAACAGGTGTTGAAGGATAAGGAAGCTGTCCAGAAACTGGAAGAGACCCTAAAGGATCAAAGCAAGCAGTGGGAAGAGCAACGCGCGTTATTTGAAGAAAAAGAGAATCACCTTCAGACTGAGGTTTCGAAGTTATCTGAGGAGTTGGAGAAAATCAAAGACAGTAGTGAGAAGGCTGTAGAAGCCTTGACTCAGGCACAGGAGTTTGTGAAGGAGCGCGAAGCGGAACTCCAGAAGGTTAAAACGCAACTTGAAACGCAGGAGCAACTAAATAAAAACCTGGAGGAAACGCTGCTAAAGGCGCAGGAAAGTGAGGGCACCTTGCAAGGCCAATCTCAAGCAGTGCTGGAGCAGCTCAATCAGTTGCAGCAAGCCAATGCCGAGCTGCAGGATGCGGTTTCCCAACGAGAAGAGGTTCTAAAGTTAGTGACACAGAAACTTGAAGATTGCAATAACCAACTGGAGGAGCAAAAGGCCAGCCACAACAAACTGCAGGACAAATTGGAAAAGGCACAGCAAAGGGAGAGGGACCTTGTGGAGGAAACATCGAAGCTAGAAGAGCAAATGAGTCAGTTGAAGGAAGCTAACGAGGAGCTTCAGAAGTCCCTGCAGCAGAACAAAACTCTGTTGGAGAAGGGCAACGAGTTCGATTCCCAGTTGGCAGAGTATCAGAAAGTCatagatgaaatggatgaAACGGCCTCCATGAagtccaagctgctggaaCAGCTTCAAAAGCGGGTCGTTGAGCTGGAGGCTGCCCTTCACTTGGCCAACGAAGCACAAAAGACAGCTAGCTTTGAGATGACAGAACTGAGGCGTCGGTTGGAGTCACTCGATCAGGAGAAGTCCATGGAGATTCTCTCACTCAAGGCGCAGGTCAATGGAGCGGGCTTAAAGACAAGCGGTGGCGGCGACGTGGAG GGTTCCGATAATGACAGTAGCCTGGCCAAGATCAACTTCCTCAACTCGATCATTGCGGACATGCAGCAAAAGAACGATGCACTCAAAGCCAAGGTCCAGACCCTAGAAACTTTGCCAATGGACTTTACCAA ACCCCATGCCTTCGATGTGTTGACCAAGCGAAAGCCTGCGCCTCGACTATTCTGCGACATCTGTGATGAGTTCGACAAACACGAGACGGAGGACTGTCCGATCCAGGCCGGCGAAGATCGTGATGACTCTCCGCCCCCCTCTGCCGAAGCCAACAACAACGAAAAGAAGGACCGCAAGCTTCCTGCTCCCAGGAAGTACTGCGAATCCTGCGAAG TCTTTGGCCACGATGCAAGCGAATGTGCCGACGAAGAGACCTATTAG
- the LOC6497613 gene encoding restin homolog isoform X2 has protein sequence MSEETGDLGGAMPPPTLPAGTEPEATPSASNLPVPTRSNIPTPASSVTGIPVASKLKAPSSFGSTGSVSKIGRPCCNHTTPKAGPPPRDTASMSRESDDLSSINSAYTDLYQETVRRFTRSSLSPTSDWDRFSPARRSLKSEAGSRTSYDYYLEATGRRRSSDHNSAVLTANTDQFIIGQRVWVGGIRSGKIAYIGETHFAPGDWAGIVLDEPNGKNDGCVSGKRYFQCEPKCGIFSRLTRLTTYPMSGAQTPTSPLAKNSPDRSRTVSPTASIRSSMLRSPGIGKNGLTVGDRVIVSSGFGSRPGLLRYLGETQFAPGNWCGVELDEASGKNDGAVDGIRYFDCKPKYGVFVPIAKVSLSPSSKKTRLSRTGSRESLTSIGTMNSIATTNTSRMRMNAQRKSSTPVKPILTTPKSQYSMQDLLREKQQHVEQLMVERDLDREDAQNQALQLQKNINELKARIVELETELGDERKKSEELQFSVDEAQFCGDELNAQSQVYKEKIHDLESKITNLVSATPSLQSVPPPASPPDDSALKEEIAQLQEKLAAQQKEVESRIAEQLEEERRLQENVKYLQEQNATLQTELVSKDEALEKFSLSQSGIENLRRELALLKEENEKQALESQAEFSLKLAAKSEELDKVSTELLRLKVASDSLESERANKTDECEILQTEVRMRDEQIRELSEKLDEITTQLNVQKADSSALDEMLKLQQVGGAEKDTILEQSQKELAKLKEELAKNQQEREQLEKQVTEAQQSAAQEKLVREQVESEISKVKLEKEATEQQLTAKQTELEACQKEQAETNTRLLKTQEENTQKDLHLTDSSAALKKLQQELEEKVQEADNLLASQEQLKKSQEETVKEKDSQLQNLQSKVSETENALKTSQTQLEQLQQQAAASGEEGAKTLAKLQEEISQLKSEAEKVQAQLKSTQSDVESKAKLLETANGSLDEEAKKAAKMQEEISRLVKEVEETQSKLCSSQTDVESKTKQLEAANGALEKVNKDYAESRAEASHLEDQLKDITEKLHAELLAERSSSTDLHSKLSKFSEELATGQKELTSKADAWSQEMLQKEKELQDLRQQLQDSQDAHTKLKAEGERKEASLSETIKTLEDQVSKAQMENTQLSSGTQETIKDLQERLEITNAEIQHKEKMAAEDAQKISDLKTLVEAIQVANANISQTNAELSTVLEVLQAEKSETNHIFELFEMEADMNAERLIEKLTAMKEELKDTHIQVDEGNKKQLELEQKLEQVQQSREGVEKDALDAKDQLTELQKSSTELKQCLESKEKLVLDIEGKLKDANSQLEAKTNLSQEVQDKLEGALVREKTLEEKLQKLNEQLKESAKTDKELNEQVLKDKEAVQKLEETLKDQSKQWEEQRALFEEKENHLQTEVSKLSEELEKIKDSSEKAVEALTQAQEFVKEREAELQKVKTQLETQEQLNKNLEETLLKAQESEGTLQGQSQAVLEQLNQLQQANAELQDAVSQREEVLKLVTQKLEDCNNQLEEQKASHNKLQDKLEKAQQRERDLVEETSKLEEQMSQLKEANEELQKSLQQNKTLLEKGNEFDSQLAEYQKVIDEMDETASMKSKLLEQLQKRVVELEAALHLANEAQKTASFEMTELRRRLESLDQEKSMEILSLKAQVNGAGLKTSGGGDVEGSDNDSSLAKINFLNSIIADMQQKNDALKAKVQTLETLPMDFTKPHAFDVLTKRKPAPRLFCDICDEFDKHETEDCPIQAGEDRDDSPPPSAEANNNEKKDRKLPAPRKYCESCEVFGHDASECADEETY, from the exons aCACAGCCAGCATGAGTCGTGAAAGCGATGACTTGAGTTCGATCAATTCGGCTTACACAG ATCTCTATCAAGAGACCGTCAGACGCTTCACGCGCTCCTCGCTCTCACCCACATCCGATTGGGACCGCTTCTCGCCCGCTCGCCGCTCGCTCAAGTCGGAGGCTGGAAGTCGCACATCTT ATGATTATTATCTAGAGGCCACTGGGCGACGTCGCAGCTCAG ACCACAACAGCGCCGTGCTGACAGCCAACACAGACCAGTTCATCATCGGCCAGCGGGTCTGGGTGGGAGGCATCCGGTCCGGCAAGATCGCCTACATCGGCGAGACACACTTTGCCCCAGGAGACTGGGCGGGCATAGTCCTAGATGAGCCCAATG GCAAGAATGATGGCTGTGTGTCTGGCAAACGATACTTCCAGTGCGAGCCGAAATGCGGCATTTTCTCTCGCCTCACACGACTCACCACATACCCGATGTCCGGGGCCCAGACCCCGACCTCGCCCTTGGCCAAGAACTCGCCGGACAGATCGCGCACAGTGTCTCCAACTGCCAGCATTCGCAGCTCGATGCTCCGCAGTCCCGGGATAGGCA AAAACGGGTTAACCGTGGGGGACCGTGTGATTGTCTCCTCTGGTTTCGGAAGCCGTCCTGGCCTGCTGCGCTACTTGGGCGAGACCCAGTTCGCTCCTGGCAACTGGTGCGGCGTGGAACTGGACGAGGCTAGTGGCAAGAACGATGGAGCTGTTGATGGTATAAG atattttgaTTGCAAGCCCAAGTACGGTGTGTTCGTCCCGATTGCGAAGGTCTCCCTATCGCCGTCCTCGAAAAAGACGCGACTTTCAAGGACTGGATCGAGGGAGTCTCTGACCTCTATCGGGACCATGAACAGCATCGCTACCACGAATACGTCGCGTATGCGCATGAATGCCCAG CGCAAGTCGAGCACGCCCGTTAAGCCAATTCTAACGACGCCGAAATCCCAATATTCCATGCAG GATCTGCTGCGCGAGAAGCAACAACACGTGGAGCAGCTGATGGTGGAGCGGGACCTGGACCGAGAGGACGCCCAGAACCAGGCGCTGCAGCTGCAGAAGAACATCAACGAG CTGAAAGCAAGAATAGTCGAGCTGGAGACTGAGTTGGGGGATGAGCGCAAGAAGAGCGAAGAATTGCAGTTTTCCGTAGACGAAGCTCAGTTCTGTGGCGATGAATTGAAT GCTCAATCTCAGGTTTACAAGGAAAAGATCCACGATCTGGAATCCAAGATCACCAATTTGGTGTCGG CCACGCCCAGTTTGCAGAGTGTCCCGCCGCCTGCCTCGCCTCCGGATGACAGTGCCTTGAAAGAGGAGATCGCCCAGTTGCAAGAGAAACTCGCTGCCCAGCAGAAGGAGGTGGAGTCCCGCATTGCGGAGCAACTGGAGGAGGAGCGACGTCTTCAGGAGAATGTCAAGTACCTGCAGGAGCAGAACGCCACGCTCCAGACTGAGCTGGTTAGCAAGGACGAGGCCCTGGAGAAGTTCTCGCTCTCGCAGAGCGGCATCGAGAATCTGCGCAGGGAACTGGCTCTGCTGAAGGAGGAGAACGAGAAGCAGGCGCTGGAGTCGCAGGCGGAATTCTCCCTCAAGTTGGCCGCCAAATCCGAGGAGCTGGACAAAGTCAGCACCGAACTGCTCAGGCTCAAGGTGGCCTCAGATTCGCTGGAAAGCGAGAGGGCCAACAAAACGGATGAGTGCGAGATTCTGCAGACGGAAGTCCGCATGCGGGATGAGCAGATCAGGGAACTGAGCGAGAAACTGGACGAGATCACCACCCAACTGAATGTCCAAAAGGCTGATAGCTCTGCCCTGGATGAAATGCTGAAACTCCAGCAAGTTGGAGGAGCGGAGAAGGATACTATTCTGGAACAAAGCCAAAAGGAGCTCGCCAAACTCAAGGAGGAGCTGGCCAAAAATCAGCAAGAGCGAGAGCAACTGGAGAAGCAAGTAACTGAAGCACAGCAATCAGCGGCCCAAGAGAAGCTAGTCAGGGAACAGGTGGAATCCGAAATTAGTAAAGTTAAGTTAGAAAAGGAGGCCACTGAGCAGCAGTTGACCGCCAAGCAAACCGAACTAGAAGCTTGCCAAAAGGAGCAGGCTGAAACGAACACGCGACTCCTTAAAACCCAGGAAGAAAATACTCAAAAGGATCTTCACCTGACAGATTCAAGCGCTGCTCTGAAAAAACTCCAACAAGAGCTAGAGGAAAAAGTTCAAGAGGCAGACAATCTTCTGGCTAGCCAGGAGCAGCTGAAGAAGAGTCAGGAGGAAACTGTCAAGGAGAAAGACTCACAGCTTCAGAATCTCCAGTCGAAAGTCTCCGAGACCGAAAATGCTTTGAAAACAAGCCAAACTCAACTggagcaactgcaacagcaggcAGCTGCTTCCGGGGAAGAAGGGGCCAAAACCCTGGCCAAGCTGCAGGAGGAGATTAGCCAGCTCAAGTCGGAAGCTGAAAAAGTCCAAGCTCAGTTGAAGTCCACCCAGTCTGATGTGGAATCGAAagccaagctgctggagacgGCCAATGGATCACTCGACGAAGAAGCTAAAAAGGCGGCCAAGATGCAAGAAGAGATCAGCAGGTTAGTGAAGGAAGTGGAAGAGACTCAGTCGAAGCTCTGTTCAAGTCAGACCGATGTGGAGTCGAAGACCAAGCAGCTTGAGGCTGCCAATGGAGCTCTGGAGAAGGTCAACAAG GACTATGCCGAGTCCCGAGCAGAGGCTTCCCACTTGGAAGATCAACTCAAAGATATTACTGAGAAGCTGCACGCGGAACTCTTAGCGGAACGCTCTTCCAGCACCGACTTGCACTCAAAACTGTCAAAGTTCTCCGAGGAGCTGGCCACCGGCCAGAAGGAGCTCACCAGCAAGGCCGATGCGTGGAGCCAGGAGATGCTGCAAAAGGAGAAGGAGCTTCAGGACCTTCGTCAGCAGCTGCAAGACAGTCAGGATGCTCACACTAAGCTCAAGGCAGAGGGCGAGCGGAAGGAGGCTTCTTTGAGTGAAACCATCAAGACCCTCGAGGATCAGGTGTCCAAAGCACAGATGGAGAACACGCAGCTCAGCAGTGGCACTCAGGAAACCATCAAGGACCTTCAGGAGCGGCTGGAAATCACTAACGCTGAAATCCAGCACAAGGAGAAGATGGCCGCCGAAGATGCTCAGAAGATATCCGACCTTAAGACTCTAGTGGAGGCCATCCAGGTGGCCAACGCCAACATATCCCAAACCAATGCCGAACTATCCACCGTGCTGGAAGTGCTCCAGGCGGAGAAGAGCGAGACGAATCACATATTCGAGCTCTTCGAGATGGAGGCAGACATGAATGCCGAGCGCTTGATCGAGAAACTCACAGCCATGAAGGAAGAGCTGAAGGATACCCATATCCAGGTGGATGAGGGAAACAAAAagcagctggagctggagcagaAACTAGAGCAGGTGCAACAGAGTAGGGAGGGTGTGGAGAAAGATGCTCTGGACGCAAAAGATCAACTTACGGAACTCCAGAAATCATCCACAGAACTCAAGCAATGCCTCGAAAGCAAAGAGAAGCTGGTACTGGACATTGAAGGAAAACTAAAGGATGCCAACTCGCAACTGGAGGCCAAAACTAATCTCTCTCAGGAAGTACAGGATAAATTGGAGGGGGCTCTGGTGAGGGAGAAGACTCTGGAAGAGAAGTTGCAGAAACTAAACGAACAACTGAAGGAATCTGCTAAGACGGACAAGGAGCTTAATGAACAGGTGTTGAAGGATAAGGAAGCTGTCCAGAAACTGGAAGAGACCCTAAAGGATCAAAGCAAGCAGTGGGAAGAGCAACGCGCGTTATTTGAAGAAAAAGAGAATCACCTTCAGACTGAGGTTTCGAAGTTATCTGAGGAGTTGGAGAAAATCAAAGACAGTAGTGAGAAGGCTGTAGAAGCCTTGACTCAGGCACAGGAGTTTGTGAAGGAGCGCGAAGCGGAACTCCAGAAGGTTAAAACGCAACTTGAAACGCAGGAGCAACTAAATAAAAACCTGGAGGAAACGCTGCTAAAGGCGCAGGAAAGTGAGGGCACCTTGCAAGGCCAATCTCAAGCAGTGCTGGAGCAGCTCAATCAGTTGCAGCAAGCCAATGCCGAGCTGCAGGATGCGGTTTCCCAACGAGAAGAGGTTCTAAAGTTAGTGACACAGAAACTTGAAGATTGCAATAACCAACTGGAGGAGCAAAAGGCCAGCCACAACAAACTGCAGGACAAATTGGAAAAGGCACAGCAAAGGGAGAGGGACCTTGTGGAGGAAACATCGAAGCTAGAAGAGCAAATGAGTCAGTTGAAGGAAGCTAACGAGGAGCTTCAGAAGTCCCTGCAGCAGAACAAAACTCTGTTGGAGAAGGGCAACGAGTTCGATTCCCAGTTGGCAGAGTATCAGAAAGTCatagatgaaatggatgaAACGGCCTCCATGAagtccaagctgctggaaCAGCTTCAAAAGCGGGTCGTTGAGCTGGAGGCTGCCCTTCACTTGGCCAACGAAGCACAAAAGACAGCTAGCTTTGAGATGACAGAACTGAGGCGTCGGTTGGAGTCACTCGATCAGGAGAAGTCCATGGAGATTCTCTCACTCAAGGCGCAGGTCAATGGAGCGGGCTTAAAGACAAGCGGTGGCGGCGACGTGGAG GGTTCCGATAATGACAGTAGCCTGGCCAAGATCAACTTCCTCAACTCGATCATTGCGGACATGCAGCAAAAGAACGATGCACTCAAAGCCAAGGTCCAGACCCTAGAAACTTTGCCAATGGACTTTACCAA ACCCCATGCCTTCGATGTGTTGACCAAGCGAAAGCCTGCGCCTCGACTATTCTGCGACATCTGTGATGAGTTCGACAAACACGAGACGGAGGACTGTCCGATCCAGGCCGGCGAAGATCGTGATGACTCTCCGCCCCCCTCTGCCGAAGCCAACAACAACGAAAAGAAGGACCGCAAGCTTCCTGCTCCCAGGAAGTACTGCGAATCCTGCGAAG TCTTTGGCCACGATGCAAGCGAATGTGCCGACGAAGAGACCTATTAG